The Amblyomma americanum isolate KBUSLIRL-KWMA chromosome 5, ASM5285725v1, whole genome shotgun sequence genome window below encodes:
- the LOC144135288 gene encoding uncharacterized protein LOC144135288, whose product MAVIFCLLLLGFTGLVTYTVWTTIDDADTLDIDDVDGDKATQITYRSVQGTPTPRVAPSTQSEHQDTTLSRSSTLSVGEDTTSSGPGILTTLPTDPGSNGGGDVPAPPVSPHLFPPQPSVLRLRPSAEHLAWSKATRPPSA is encoded by the exons ATGGCTGTCATTTTCTGCCTTCTGCTGCTGGGCTTTACGGGACTCGTTACCTACACCGTGTGGACCACGATCGATG ATGCCGACACCCTGGACATCGATGACGTGGACGGCGACAAGGCTACGCAAATCACCTACAGGAGTGTACAGGGCACCCCCACCCCAAGAGTCGCTCCGTCCACGCAATCTGAACATCAAGACACAACTCTAAGCCGCTCTTCGACGCTGTCAGTAGGTGAAGATACTACGTCATCCGGGCCAGGCATTCTGACAACCCTGCCAACGGATCCGGGTTCAAATGGTGGAGGAGACGTTCCAGCACCACCAGTGTCGCCTCATCTCTTTCCTCCACAGCCGTCCG TTCTGCGACTTCGCCCTTCTGCGGAACACCTTGCATGGTCCAAAGCCACGCGACCCCCATCTGCATGA
- the LOC144134335 gene encoding uncharacterized protein LOC144134335, whose protein sequence is MGDPPGFKPDKPLMEGEPAGRHSPHVKFGNEYCREDDDDGLLPAIVFCLLLVALAGLSTFFLVELFNRDDDVSGTSDVDSDTENGDNSQPSHLPHIVVRTSIRAIAVPSHPFHPETTGPLTTTTLATVTPSDHGGDIPAPPVGPELFRPDLSVHRLDPSADHLARPKATRPPSA, encoded by the exons ATGG GAGACCCACCAGGATTTAAGCCCGACAAGCCTCTCATGGAGGGAGAGCCTG CTGGGCGGCACTCACCTCACGTGAAATTTGGGAACGAATACTGCAGGGAGGACGACGACGACGGGTTGCTCCCGGCTATCGTCTTCTGCCTGCTGCTCGTGGCACTGGCGGGACTCTCTACATTCTTCCTGGTTGAATTGTTCAACAGAG ATGATGACGTCAGTGGCACCAGTGACGTGGACAGCGACACCGAAAACGGGGACAACAGCCAGCCTAGTCATCTGCCACACATCGTAGTACGCACTTCAATCCGTGCTATCGCAGTGCCGTCACATCCCTTCCATCCGGAGACGACTG GGCCGCTTACCACGACAACTTTAGCAACGGTTACTCCTTCCGACCACGGTGGCGACATTCCTGCACCGCCAGTGGGGCCGGAGCTCTTTCGTCCAGATCTGTCCG TTCATCGACTTGACCCTTCCGCGGATCACCTTGCACGGCCCAAAGCCACTCGACCTCCATCTGCATGA